One genomic window of Sporosarcina ureae includes the following:
- the tatC gene encoding twin-arginine translocase subunit TatC has translation MDPYSDQNRKNQSPLDKKANDEETALPDHSAETSSTERAVPEELKPEPQPEEPRMPPKQPDDEKTDADPALIEHLTDLRKQLIKSVVVFLIFFIAVFSTINLWFPYVTRGYKLIVLSPLEVISFYTTISAAMAFGLSVPFVCHFLWQFVKPGLTQKEGRFLSLYSPAILLLFVGGLAFGYYVVNPLSYNFLVKLGKMNFDVMITAKEYARFLLMTTMPIGLLFELPIVALFLSTIGILTSETMKKVRKWSYVILAVVSALITPPDFLSQLIILIPMIALYEASIFIVMKTEKRLVPDAEAS, from the coding sequence ATGGATCCGTATAGTGATCAAAACCGGAAAAACCAAAGCCCATTAGACAAAAAAGCAAATGATGAAGAAACCGCCCTGCCCGATCACTCTGCGGAGACTTCTTCCACTGAACGGGCTGTACCAGAAGAACTAAAACCAGAACCACAACCAGAAGAACCAAGAATGCCTCCTAAACAACCTGACGATGAAAAGACTGATGCAGATCCTGCGTTAATCGAGCATCTCACGGATCTTCGGAAGCAGCTCATCAAAAGTGTCGTCGTGTTTTTGATTTTCTTCATTGCCGTATTCAGCACGATTAATCTATGGTTCCCATACGTTACGCGGGGCTATAAGCTGATCGTTTTGAGTCCGCTTGAGGTCATTTCATTTTATACGACGATTTCCGCTGCGATGGCATTTGGTTTGTCCGTCCCGTTCGTCTGTCATTTCCTCTGGCAGTTCGTCAAACCGGGTCTGACGCAGAAAGAAGGACGTTTCCTAAGTCTCTACTCCCCTGCCATTCTGCTCTTGTTCGTCGGTGGTCTGGCATTCGGGTACTATGTAGTCAATCCACTGAGCTATAACTTTTTAGTGAAGCTCGGTAAAATGAATTTTGATGTCATGATCACGGCAAAAGAATACGCACGTTTCTTATTAATGACCACGATGCCGATCGGTTTGCTCTTTGAGCTTCCAATCGTCGCACTATTCCTTTCCACTATCGGTATTCTGACATCTGAAACTATGAAAAAAGTGAGAAAGTGGTCGTACGTGATTCTCGCTGTAGTGTCCGCATTGATCACACCTCCTGATTTCTTGAGTCAGTTGATCATTCTCATTCCAATGATTGCTTTGTATGAAGCCAGTATTTTCATTGTCATGAAAACTGAGAAACGACTAGTACCAGATGCAGAAGCATCATAA
- a CDS encoding muconolactone Delta-isomerase family protein — protein MLFYIRASVQQKELSTDELWALWEKEISVGRKALETGKIVSAYKVAGRKEVILIYDADSHDELDRVFTAQLPLADYLTVVEMTPIRPYVDFGDDVAKRWKH, from the coding sequence ATGTTATTTTATATTCGAGCATCCGTGCAGCAAAAAGAGTTATCTACTGATGAGTTATGGGCTCTATGGGAGAAAGAAATCTCTGTTGGCCGCAAAGCACTTGAAACCGGGAAAATTGTTAGCGCATACAAAGTGGCTGGACGTAAAGAAGTGATTTTAATTTATGATGCAGACTCGCATGATGAGCTCGATCGCGTATTCACAGCGCAACTTCCATTGGCTGATTATCTGACAGTAGTAGAAATGACACCGATTCGTCCATATGTAGATTTCGGTGACGATGTAGCAAAACGTTGGAAACATTGA
- a CDS encoding carotenoid oxygenase family protein, translating into MTNMQTEVNPYLQDALYAPTEEELFVEELPVIEGEIPADFSGVYVRNGPNPKYEPTGRHHWFDGDGMLHAVYFKDGKVSYRNRYVHTKGYEYEDGTKKSEWVGLRDNPKNNPSFERLKNTSNTDIVFHNDNLLSLWYKSGEPYRIDAKTLETVGVENFNDQLKVNVSAHSKVDENTGEFIFFDYGISYPYMMYGVVSADGKDVHSVPIDLPGPRNPHDMWITENYSVLMDLPLFANTEALAKGRYKVEFHSNIPSRFGVIPRHGNSNDIRWFEADPCYIYHSINAWEEGDEIVLVGCRVDQPEPPKRSTESDIERMMQFLQLDAKLHYWRLNLKTGQVKEGLLDDMNTEFPVINLNYMGRKGRYSYNVNIDKAKTLQFTGLVKYDTWTGQNEKYMFDDHFYGSEAAFAPKKNAGSEDEGYVVCYTHNVLTDKSELVILDGQQFGNGPVARIALPHRVPMGFHATWISGENFYGSEA; encoded by the coding sequence ATGACAAATATGCAAACGGAAGTGAACCCATACTTGCAAGACGCGTTATATGCGCCAACTGAAGAAGAACTATTCGTGGAAGAACTACCGGTAATCGAAGGTGAAATACCAGCAGACTTTAGTGGGGTATACGTCAGAAACGGCCCGAACCCCAAATATGAGCCAACTGGCCGTCATCATTGGTTTGATGGAGATGGCATGTTGCACGCTGTCTACTTTAAGGATGGTAAAGTGAGCTACCGTAATCGCTACGTTCATACAAAGGGGTATGAATACGAGGATGGGACAAAAAAGTCGGAATGGGTGGGACTTCGGGACAATCCTAAAAATAATCCTTCTTTTGAACGTCTGAAAAACACATCTAACACGGACATTGTTTTCCACAATGATAATCTCTTGAGCCTTTGGTATAAATCAGGGGAGCCTTATCGGATCGATGCAAAAACACTTGAAACAGTTGGAGTAGAAAACTTCAATGATCAATTAAAGGTAAACGTCTCTGCGCACTCTAAAGTAGATGAGAATACAGGAGAATTTATATTTTTCGATTATGGAATCTCGTATCCATATATGATGTATGGTGTTGTATCGGCTGATGGGAAAGACGTACACAGCGTACCAATCGACCTACCAGGACCACGTAATCCGCATGATATGTGGATCACTGAAAATTATTCCGTTTTAATGGATTTGCCATTATTCGCGAATACGGAAGCACTGGCGAAGGGGCGATATAAAGTGGAATTCCATTCAAATATTCCGAGCCGTTTTGGCGTTATTCCACGTCACGGGAATTCCAATGATATTCGCTGGTTTGAAGCAGATCCATGCTATATCTATCATTCCATCAACGCATGGGAAGAAGGCGACGAAATTGTACTTGTTGGCTGCCGTGTTGATCAGCCAGAGCCGCCGAAACGTTCTACAGAAAGTGATATCGAGCGCATGATGCAGTTTCTTCAACTCGATGCCAAACTTCATTACTGGCGTTTGAACTTAAAGACAGGTCAAGTAAAGGAAGGTTTGCTTGACGATATGAATACCGAGTTTCCTGTAATTAATCTTAATTATATGGGACGTAAAGGTCGTTATTCTTATAACGTTAATATCGATAAAGCGAAGACGTTACAGTTTACCGGCTTAGTAAAATACGATACTTGGACAGGGCAAAATGAAAAATATATGTTCGACGATCACTTCTACGGATCTGAAGCAGCGTTCGCGCCTAAGAAGAATGCGGGATCTGAAGACGAAGGGTATGTCGTGTGCTATACACATAATGTGTTGACTGATAAATCAGAACTCGTTATCTTGGACGGCCAACAGTTTGGCAATGGGCCAGTCGCACGCATCGCATTACCACACCGCGTGCCTATGGGCTTCCATGCAACTTGGATTTCAGGTGAAAACTTCTATGGTTCAGAAGCATAA
- a CDS encoding DUF5839 family protein: MDTNNTIKALHVLGNEDGVLKLNTEKFFTWHISKKIREEPIQKGDIVPVRTKLGPKPVLVMDVYREEFEETQKRYKRVIKILERAPEK; this comes from the coding sequence ATGGATACGAATAATACGATTAAAGCGCTTCATGTACTTGGAAATGAAGACGGGGTTTTAAAACTCAACACAGAGAAATTCTTTACTTGGCATATATCGAAAAAGATAAGGGAAGAACCGATTCAAAAAGGAGATATCGTCCCCGTGCGTACGAAATTGGGTCCCAAGCCTGTTCTAGTAATGGATGTATATCGCGAAGAATTTGAAGAAACACAAAAAAGATACAAACGTGTGATCAAGATTTTGGAGCGGGCACCAGAGAAATAA
- a CDS encoding acyl-CoA thioesterase yields MSADYITPNMEEWVEKFTFESYCKVRVCETDLYAHVNNTSYGPYFEQGRADYLEELGFYKEKLMFVVGDLYFRFHSEAYAREELVIKVRTSRFGTKSFTMESVIQRKATGDVIATNWTTLIIMDNETKKSIVIPEWVKQRIQDYENTLQLS; encoded by the coding sequence ATGAGCGCAGATTACATTACACCTAACATGGAAGAATGGGTTGAGAAGTTCACGTTCGAAAGCTATTGCAAAGTGCGTGTATGTGAAACTGATCTCTATGCGCATGTTAACAATACGAGCTACGGTCCTTATTTCGAACAAGGGCGTGCCGATTACCTGGAAGAACTCGGGTTCTACAAAGAAAAACTCATGTTTGTCGTCGGGGACTTGTACTTCCGTTTCCACAGCGAAGCTTACGCGCGCGAAGAACTCGTCATCAAAGTACGTACGTCCCGCTTTGGTACAAAATCATTCACAATGGAAAGCGTCATTCAACGCAAAGCCACAGGTGATGTGATTGCAACAAATTGGACGACACTCATTATCATGGATAACGAAACGAAAAAATCAATTGTGATTCCCGAGTGGGTCAAGCAACGGATCCAAGACTATGAAAATACGTTGCAACTTTCCTGA
- a CDS encoding S-layer homology domain-containing protein, with protein MNKPSRIFVWTVLLVMLSFVSFSSTQAATTEFKDVSKNHPNYEAIQYLQDKGFIGGYPDGTFRPQEHISRKHVAKLLDQALKLPQATTAVTYYDVPKNHPYYASIMKLTAAGIFSGGTDGYFNPEAPITRIQMAKVLDIAFDLYMTKQNSFYDVYIEHWGYTHANALKASGVASGYSSGEFMPNESVTRAHYAQFLYAAIKVKEARPATDKVTKGKAWDLVNRRTFELEKTMRDARMNQWKYSDIESTLRMSATKAFVDGDLKGYFNPKCEDCYSNVLPYINNEPIVRFEFTQPDSNTLNVNTVEFQNGYSVGGYVAYQFKKQDSKWKMNSLKYTKVGTKNFQLTINEAKKILEAEYATYGHKNIVAKYITTTQQVELDPVTDAKYTFDQYTFNLDSDYGRFKVKFNSSDGFTSFVN; from the coding sequence ATGAACAAGCCTAGTCGGATTTTCGTTTGGACCGTATTGCTCGTTATGCTTTCATTTGTATCATTCAGTTCTACGCAAGCCGCAACAACAGAATTCAAGGACGTGTCGAAAAATCACCCGAACTATGAAGCGATCCAGTATTTACAGGATAAAGGCTTTATAGGGGGCTATCCAGACGGCACGTTCCGACCGCAGGAACACATCTCGCGTAAACACGTGGCGAAGTTACTGGACCAAGCACTGAAATTACCACAAGCGACAACTGCAGTGACGTATTATGATGTACCGAAAAATCATCCATACTATGCCTCCATCATGAAATTGACCGCAGCTGGCATTTTCAGTGGCGGAACAGATGGCTACTTCAATCCGGAAGCACCGATTACACGGATTCAAATGGCGAAAGTATTGGATATCGCATTTGATTTGTATATGACGAAACAAAATTCATTTTATGATGTGTATATTGAACATTGGGGCTATACCCATGCCAACGCGCTAAAAGCTAGTGGTGTTGCGAGCGGTTATTCTAGTGGTGAATTTATGCCGAATGAATCTGTAACGCGTGCGCACTATGCACAGTTCTTATACGCAGCCATCAAGGTGAAGGAAGCTCGTCCGGCGACTGATAAAGTAACAAAAGGCAAAGCATGGGATCTCGTCAATCGCAGAACGTTTGAACTGGAGAAGACTATGCGCGATGCGCGGATGAATCAGTGGAAGTATTCGGACATTGAGTCTACTCTACGTATGAGTGCGACAAAAGCGTTTGTGGATGGCGATCTGAAAGGTTACTTCAATCCTAAATGCGAGGACTGCTACTCTAACGTCTTGCCATATATTAATAATGAGCCAATAGTACGGTTCGAGTTTACACAACCCGATTCCAATACACTGAATGTAAACACAGTGGAATTCCAAAATGGTTATTCTGTTGGCGGTTATGTAGCGTATCAATTTAAAAAACAAGACAGCAAATGGAAGATGAATTCATTAAAGTATACGAAGGTTGGTACGAAGAACTTCCAGCTGACGATCAATGAAGCCAAAAAAATATTGGAAGCCGAGTATGCAACATATGGCCATAAAAATATTGTAGCTAAATATATCACAACTACCCAGCAAGTCGAATTAGATCCGGTAACAGACGCCAAGTACACATTTGACCAATATACATTCAACTTGGATTCTGATTATGGACGCTTCAAAGTGAAATTCAACTCTTCGGATGGCTTCACATCGTTTGTGAATTGA
- a CDS encoding alpha/beta hydrolase — protein MKAEHITFTSEGTNCSGLLYKPQGTGPYPAVVMAHGFSLVKEVFLPQYAKRFAEAGLAVLAFDYRNFGESEGDNRQHMDPAMQIEDYRNAISYMASQDFIDGNRIGIWGSSYSGGHVLQVGAMDCRVKAIVSQVPTIRGILGMENKMGKENIEIYTQHLADYRQARYEGAPVEYIKVVSEDGKNCAQTHHEAFEWFTKKAQKMAHTWENRLTLESMEKYMEYHPASNADLISPTPLLMVVAIEDGITPATPAIEIFNEKISEPKKLVELPKGHFDLYDGDTFERAQQEAADWFVEHLGKELSQ, from the coding sequence ATGAAAGCAGAGCATATTACATTTACGAGTGAAGGCACGAATTGTAGTGGCTTATTATATAAACCTCAAGGCACAGGTCCATATCCTGCAGTGGTCATGGCACATGGCTTCAGTTTAGTAAAAGAAGTGTTTTTGCCTCAGTATGCCAAGAGATTTGCTGAAGCCGGGCTTGCGGTATTAGCATTTGATTACCGAAATTTTGGAGAAAGCGAAGGTGACAATCGCCAGCACATGGATCCCGCAATGCAGATTGAGGATTACCGCAACGCGATTTCGTATATGGCATCTCAGGACTTCATTGACGGAAACAGAATCGGGATTTGGGGTAGTTCATACAGTGGCGGACATGTACTGCAAGTAGGTGCGATGGATTGCCGCGTTAAAGCAATCGTTTCGCAAGTACCTACTATCCGTGGAATACTTGGCATGGAAAATAAAATGGGCAAGGAAAACATCGAAATTTACACTCAACATCTAGCTGATTACCGTCAGGCACGTTACGAAGGTGCACCGGTCGAATACATCAAAGTTGTCAGTGAAGACGGCAAAAACTGCGCACAAACCCATCATGAGGCCTTTGAATGGTTTACGAAAAAAGCGCAAAAAATGGCACACACATGGGAAAATCGTTTGACGCTTGAATCAATGGAGAAATATATGGAGTATCATCCTGCATCGAATGCCGACTTGATCTCCCCTACTCCATTATTGATGGTCGTAGCGATAGAAGACGGCATTACACCTGCTACCCCTGCCATTGAAATCTTCAATGAGAAAATCAGCGAACCGAAGAAACTGGTCGAGTTGCCAAAAGGTCATTTCGATTTATACGACGGCGACACATTCGAACGTGCACAACAAGAAGCAGCGGATTGGTTCGTGGAACATTTAGGAAAGGAGCTAAGCCAATGA
- a CDS encoding NAD(P)H-dependent flavin oxidoreductase yields the protein MNNKQRVLKTLSDNAVLPIIAAPMFLVSSPELVTACCTNGVIGSFPAPNARTIEQLEEWMIHITTSLKEHSAIGKTAPWALNMVTHRTYIRLDEEVELIKRYQPPIVITALGSPLTVIEAVHSYDGLVFADVNSVKFAKKAAGTGVDGLILVSSGAGGHTGRMNSFAFVEAVRQFFDGIIILAGGISTGNGILATQSLGADLAYMGTSFISAKESMAQSEYKDMVVDSDYDDILMTDAFTGVHANMLRPSIERAGLDPDNLVPKAQIDFSDPQAGTKAWKNIWSAGHGIESITHIQSAADIIKQLHREYEQAQQQLIDNNPWSIVKEEVK from the coding sequence ATGAATAATAAACAACGAGTTTTGAAAACGCTTTCAGATAATGCGGTATTACCTATCATAGCCGCTCCAATGTTTCTTGTGTCGAGTCCAGAACTTGTTACTGCATGCTGTACAAATGGTGTCATCGGTTCGTTTCCAGCGCCAAATGCGAGAACAATCGAGCAACTAGAAGAATGGATGATCCATATAACCACTTCATTAAAAGAACATAGCGCAATCGGTAAAACAGCACCGTGGGCACTTAATATGGTGACGCATCGCACGTATATCCGATTAGATGAAGAAGTGGAATTGATCAAACGCTATCAGCCGCCAATCGTTATTACTGCACTTGGTAGTCCATTGACTGTTATAGAAGCAGTCCATTCCTATGATGGCCTCGTGTTTGCGGATGTTAATTCCGTAAAATTTGCAAAGAAAGCTGCCGGTACAGGCGTCGATGGATTAATTCTTGTCAGTTCAGGTGCAGGAGGACATACAGGGAGGATGAATAGCTTTGCATTTGTAGAAGCGGTTCGACAATTCTTTGATGGCATCATCATTTTGGCTGGAGGTATCTCTACAGGCAATGGCATTCTTGCTACGCAGTCGCTTGGGGCAGATCTTGCGTACATGGGGACATCTTTCATTTCAGCAAAAGAAAGTATGGCGCAATCGGAATATAAGGATATGGTGGTGGACTCTGACTATGACGATATTCTAATGACAGATGCTTTCACTGGGGTTCATGCCAATATGTTGCGCCCGAGTATCGAACGCGCAGGACTTGATCCAGACAATTTGGTGCCAAAAGCGCAAATTGACTTCAGCGACCCGCAAGCGGGAACGAAAGCTTGGAAAAATATTTGGTCAGCTGGCCATGGAATTGAATCCATTACACATATACAGTCGGCAGCGGACATTATTAAGCAGTTGCATAGAGAGTACGAACAAGCGCAACAACAACTCATCGACAACAATCCATGGAGCATAGTAAAGGAGGAAGTTAAATGA
- a CDS encoding acetyl-CoA C-acyltransferase — MTQAYIYDAIRTPRGAGKESGALASVPPIQLISTLIHALEERHSFDKALIEDFVLGCVTQVKDQGADLAKISALYARLPETVGGVTINRFCASGLDAVGMAAAKVQAGFEQVVLAGGVESVSRVPMLSDKGAWFSDPDVSKKTGFVQMGVSADIIASLEGFTREELDEYAVQSQERAAYARDYGYFDSSIVPVYDEEGTLLLANDELIRESTVDSLAGLTPSFIKWGVGPAEEQIYEAFPKLEAIEHMHHPGNSPSLADGAALLVVANEKSGEALGMKPRARIVGVANTSASPYLLTGGQAASHKVLAQTGLSFNEMDLIEYNEAFAATVLKLIRDEKIDSTKINVNGGAISMGHALGGTGGMLLATILDELDRIDGKYGLVAISGGGGVGTAIVVERI; from the coding sequence ATGACGCAAGCATATATTTACGATGCAATTCGTACGCCAAGAGGAGCAGGCAAAGAATCGGGTGCATTGGCATCAGTACCACCTATCCAACTAATTTCCACGCTGATTCACGCACTGGAGGAGCGTCATTCATTCGATAAGGCTCTGATTGAAGATTTTGTGCTCGGCTGTGTGACGCAGGTGAAAGATCAAGGTGCGGATCTTGCGAAGATTTCCGCACTCTATGCCAGATTACCTGAAACGGTAGGTGGCGTAACGATCAATCGGTTTTGTGCTTCTGGCCTGGACGCTGTTGGTATGGCAGCGGCAAAAGTACAGGCGGGATTCGAGCAAGTTGTACTAGCAGGCGGCGTAGAATCCGTCTCCCGTGTTCCAATGTTGTCGGATAAAGGTGCATGGTTTTCGGATCCTGACGTCAGTAAGAAAACGGGGTTTGTCCAGATGGGGGTATCTGCTGATATTATCGCTTCCCTTGAAGGATTCACAAGGGAAGAGCTTGATGAATATGCGGTACAGTCGCAAGAACGCGCAGCCTATGCAAGGGATTATGGTTATTTTGATTCGTCCATCGTACCGGTTTATGACGAAGAAGGTACGTTATTACTTGCTAACGATGAGCTAATCCGTGAAAGTACGGTCGATAGTCTTGCTGGACTGACGCCATCATTCATCAAATGGGGAGTTGGACCAGCGGAAGAGCAGATCTATGAAGCGTTTCCGAAGCTTGAAGCGATTGAGCATATGCACCATCCGGGAAACTCACCTTCACTCGCAGACGGAGCGGCGTTGCTTGTCGTTGCGAATGAAAAGTCGGGTGAAGCACTCGGTATGAAACCACGTGCTCGCATTGTGGGAGTAGCGAATACATCGGCCAGTCCATACTTATTAACAGGTGGACAGGCAGCGAGTCATAAAGTGCTGGCGCAAACTGGTTTAAGTTTCAATGAGATGGACTTGATTGAATACAATGAAGCATTTGCGGCAACGGTTCTGAAACTTATTCGGGATGAAAAGATTGATTCAACGAAAATAAACGTCAATGGCGGCGCAATTTCGATGGGGCATGCGCTCGGCGGAACAGGCGGTATGTTGCTTGCAACGATTTTGGATGAACTCGATAGGATAGACGGGAAGTATGGACTCGTTGCGATTAGTGGCGGTGGCGGAGTGGGAACTGCCATCGTCGTGGAAAGAATATAG
- a CDS encoding class I adenylate-forming enzyme family protein, which yields MILADQKKIDEYTAKGYWGTKTLYDLFLENVRNKPTALAAVDPLNREAICSGAPQRFTYGQLQGKVEKLSAFLLKNGIRKDDIIGIQLPNTVEMLLTYLAILRIGAIATPFPVQYRKHEYRTLLNFTEAKAVITMTHILKHDTAKDFVDVKQEVSSLHTIFAWGDNLPEDAVSLDDLDMSHEDVQLANEICASIKNTANDIFTICWTSGTEGTPKGVPRTQNEWIISAYASVDAGAFTEDEVLLNTFPMVNMAGIAGMFVPWLLKNCTLIMHHPFDLPTFLKQIATERATYTLAPPALLNTMLNNEDILKSTDFSSMRAIGSGSTPLSPWMVKGWNEKFGISIINYFGSNEGATFISDPRDIPDAEQRANYFPRLGVRGLEWTTRIAHYFESKIVDTETGKTITKTGMPGEMRIKGASVFPGYWRQEDLNHEIFDEDGFFCTGDLFEIIEKDGEAKFYRFVGRTKEIIIRGGVNISPGEVEYLLQSHPKVADVSIVGLPDKLMGEKACACVVLKNADETLTIEEIIQYFKAHDYAIYKIPEYIHFLEELPRNPVGKIMKFHLKQLVMDSAEERQEA from the coding sequence ATGATACTAGCAGATCAGAAAAAGATTGATGAATATACAGCTAAGGGATATTGGGGAACGAAAACACTGTACGACTTATTCTTGGAGAACGTTCGTAATAAACCGACTGCACTTGCTGCGGTGGATCCACTCAATAGAGAAGCAATCTGTTCGGGCGCGCCTCAGCGTTTCACATATGGACAACTACAAGGAAAAGTTGAAAAGTTATCAGCCTTCTTATTGAAAAATGGTATTCGCAAAGACGATATTATTGGAATTCAGTTGCCGAACACTGTTGAAATGCTATTGACATACTTAGCGATTTTACGTATCGGTGCCATTGCTACACCGTTTCCTGTGCAATATAGAAAGCATGAATATCGTACCCTCTTGAACTTCACGGAGGCAAAGGCGGTCATCACGATGACCCATATTCTGAAACATGACACAGCGAAGGATTTTGTTGATGTAAAGCAAGAGGTATCTTCACTCCATACGATTTTTGCATGGGGAGATAATCTACCGGAAGATGCAGTTTCACTTGATGACTTGGACATGTCACATGAAGACGTCCAACTGGCGAATGAAATTTGCGCCAGTATAAAGAATACAGCGAATGACATCTTCACAATCTGTTGGACATCAGGAACGGAAGGTACACCAAAAGGAGTTCCGCGTACACAAAACGAATGGATTATTTCGGCTTATGCCTCTGTTGATGCAGGTGCATTCACAGAAGATGAAGTACTACTGAATACATTCCCGATGGTGAACATGGCAGGAATTGCAGGCATGTTCGTACCGTGGTTATTAAAAAATTGCACACTGATCATGCATCACCCGTTCGATCTGCCAACTTTCCTTAAGCAGATTGCAACAGAGCGAGCGACTTATACTTTAGCTCCACCTGCATTGTTAAATACAATGCTTAATAATGAAGACATCCTCAAGTCAACGGACTTTTCATCGATGCGTGCAATCGGCTCGGGTTCTACACCATTGTCACCTTGGATGGTCAAAGGTTGGAATGAAAAGTTCGGCATATCGATTATCAACTACTTCGGCTCAAATGAAGGTGCAACATTCATTAGTGATCCACGGGATATTCCAGATGCAGAACAACGCGCCAACTATTTCCCCCGATTAGGAGTGCGGGGGCTTGAATGGACGACTAGAATTGCTCACTACTTCGAAAGCAAGATCGTAGACACTGAAACCGGTAAAACAATCACAAAAACAGGTATGCCTGGCGAGATGCGTATTAAAGGAGCAAGTGTGTTCCCAGGTTATTGGAGACAGGAAGACCTAAACCATGAAATCTTCGATGAAGACGGATTCTTCTGTACAGGTGATTTATTTGAAATCATCGAAAAAGATGGGGAAGCGAAATTTTATCGTTTTGTCGGCCGCACGAAGGAAATTATCATTCGTGGTGGTGTCAATATCAGCCCTGGAGAAGTAGAGTACCTGTTACAATCACACCCCAAAGTGGCAGACGTTTCAATCGTAGGTTTGCCTGACAAGCTTATGGGAGAAAAAGCTTGTGCTTGTGTAGTACTAAAAAATGCAGATGAAACACTAACAATTGAAGAAATTATCCAGTACTTTAAAGCCCATGATTATGCAATTTATAAAATTCCTGAGTATATCCACTTCCTCGAAGAGTTGCCACGTAATCCGGTTGGAAAGATTATGAAGTTTCACTTGAAGCAACTTGTAATGGATTCGGCGGAAGAACGCCAAGAAGCTTGA
- a CDS encoding agmatinase family protein yields MTEMIYGNTPCMLGAKNISATKDFSDVDVIVYGVPWEGAVTWGDYTGCELGPKVMRLCSARYSGYLPEINDMDVFENVTLGDVGDIDIVAADVDETMKRITDFTSELWKTGKFVIGLGGDHGITYPIVKAIAEQDKKVGIIHMDAHYDNLPSHNGDQFARCSPFARLYEQEGVRNESIIHTGIHGPRNKPESGRNAKAAGAVTITINEIRDRKDLKEMAREIYAQASKDVDCVYLTICSDVLDFAFNPGGPVDGNGLTSYELLTLVHEICKLGVIGMDFVEIYPQQDPNQFSAHFASTLILYALAGNILHHQQKEGK; encoded by the coding sequence ATGACAGAGATGATTTATGGCAATACTCCATGTATGTTGGGGGCTAAAAATATATCAGCAACAAAAGACTTTTCGGATGTAGACGTTATTGTATACGGAGTTCCTTGGGAAGGCGCGGTTACATGGGGAGATTACACAGGCTGCGAACTCGGGCCAAAAGTCATGCGCTTATGTTCTGCACGCTACTCGGGTTACCTTCCTGAAATCAATGACATGGATGTTTTCGAAAATGTCACACTAGGTGATGTGGGAGATATCGACATCGTGGCTGCTGATGTCGACGAAACGATGAAGCGAATTACCGATTTCACTTCGGAATTATGGAAAACAGGCAAGTTCGTCATCGGTCTTGGCGGCGATCATGGTATTACGTACCCGATCGTGAAAGCGATTGCAGAGCAGGATAAAAAAGTGGGAATCATTCATATGGATGCTCACTATGACAACCTTCCATCTCACAACGGTGACCAGTTCGCTCGTTGTAGCCCATTTGCTCGTTTATATGAACAAGAAGGTGTGCGCAACGAAAGTATTATCCATACAGGTATCCACGGCCCACGCAATAAACCTGAAAGCGGACGCAATGCGAAAGCAGCTGGCGCAGTGACCATTACGATCAATGAAATCCGTGACCGTAAAGATTTAAAAGAGATGGCTAGAGAAATTTATGCACAAGCTTCAAAAGACGTAGATTGCGTGTACTTGACGATTTGTAGTGATGTATTGGACTTCGCATTCAATCCAGGTGGTCCAGTAGATGGAAATGGCTTAACTTCTTATGAATTACTGACATTGGTACATGAAATTTGTAAATTAGGCGTAATCGGTATGGATTTCGTGGAAATTTATCCGCAACAAGATCCTAATCAATTTTCTGCTCACTTTGCGTCTACTCTGATCCTGTATGCACTAGCAGGAAATATCCTTCATCATCAGCAAAAAGAAGGAAAATGA
- the tatA gene encoding twin-arginine translocase TatA/TatE family subunit, which translates to MNIAAIGVPGLIIILVIILILFGPRKLPEVGSAVGKTLAEFKKATKDIMGDDEEKEKTTVTPAKTIETDKNDIK; encoded by the coding sequence ATGAATATAGCAGCAATCGGTGTACCTGGGCTCATTATTATCCTTGTGATTATTTTGATTCTTTTCGGACCTCGTAAATTGCCTGAAGTCGGCTCAGCAGTCGGTAAAACTTTAGCAGAATTCAAAAAAGCTACTAAAGATATTATGGGCGATGATGAAGAGAAAGAAAAAACAACTGTTACTCCTGCCAAAACGATTGAAACTGATAAAAATGATATTAAATAA